A DNA window from Allokutzneria albata contains the following coding sequences:
- a CDS encoding DUF5703 family protein, with protein sequence MSDEGTSVIDGDWEYRPLRLPPGVSRKTAMTQLAVHAEFSGWELARVLLFSDGTRKIWLRRRYRPNQMLPGVIA encoded by the coding sequence GTGAGCGACGAGGGCACTTCAGTGATCGACGGAGACTGGGAGTACCGCCCGCTGCGCCTGCCGCCGGGCGTGTCCCGCAAGACGGCCATGACCCAGCTGGCGGTGCACGCGGAGTTCTCCGGCTGGGAACTGGCCAGGGTCCTGCTGTTCTCCGACGGCACCCGCAAGATCTGGCTCCGTCGCCGCTACCGGCCCAACCAGATGCTTCCCGGCGTCATCGCCTGA
- a CDS encoding YncE family protein, producing the protein MPVVIGALALSACAPDRTPSDPLLVGDQLVAPSPAVSPPSSSPDGTVLPLDGPARALALDTATRTLAVAVDAKEIRLFSVDSPQTPPRVVPVPDKVTSLSPAGDGALFAAIPSANTLVRLDVRTGGTETSTVEGAPSGATVVNGQTVVSLRNRNAVAVLDGGKVTREITGFFAPTAVLRGAENDALVLDSNRTALIEVNVAEGRVASALRAGDGATNAVTDRFGRALVVDTRGGELLAFSPSPFLMKQRFPVPGTPYGIAYDAKRDLAWITLTERNEVVGFHVAGGEPVEKHRFRTVRQPDSVAVDPDSGKVYVASADREGIQVVQP; encoded by the coding sequence GTGCCCGTCGTCATTGGAGCCCTCGCGCTGAGCGCCTGCGCACCGGACCGGACGCCCTCGGACCCGCTGCTGGTCGGTGACCAACTGGTGGCCCCGTCGCCCGCGGTCTCCCCGCCCAGCTCCTCCCCCGACGGAACCGTGCTCCCGCTGGACGGGCCTGCGCGGGCGCTCGCCCTGGACACCGCCACCCGCACGCTCGCCGTCGCCGTGGACGCCAAGGAGATCCGGCTGTTCTCCGTGGACAGCCCGCAGACCCCGCCGCGCGTCGTCCCGGTCCCGGACAAGGTGACCTCGCTCAGCCCGGCGGGCGACGGCGCGCTGTTCGCGGCCATCCCGTCGGCGAACACCCTGGTGCGCCTGGACGTTCGCACCGGGGGGACGGAGACCTCCACCGTCGAGGGCGCGCCGAGCGGCGCGACCGTCGTGAATGGACAGACGGTGGTCTCGCTCAGGAACCGCAACGCCGTCGCGGTGCTCGACGGCGGGAAGGTCACCCGAGAGATCACCGGTTTCTTCGCGCCGACAGCGGTGTTGCGCGGCGCCGAGAACGACGCGCTGGTGCTGGACTCCAACCGCACCGCGCTGATCGAGGTGAACGTCGCCGAGGGAAGGGTCGCCTCGGCGCTGCGGGCGGGTGACGGCGCCACCAACGCGGTCACCGACCGGTTCGGCCGCGCGCTCGTGGTCGACACGAGGGGCGGCGAACTGCTCGCCTTCTCGCCGAGCCCGTTCCTGATGAAACAGCGGTTCCCGGTGCCGGGCACGCCCTACGGGATCGCTTACGACGCCAAACGTGATCTCGCGTGGATCACGCTCACCGAACGCAACGAGGTCGTCGGCTTCCACGTCGCGGGCGGCGAGCCGGTGGAGAAGCACCGCTTTCGCACCGTCCGCCAGCCCGACTCCGTCGCCGTCGACCCGGACAGCGGCAAGGTCTACGTCGCGTCCGCGGACCGGGAAGGGATCCAGGTGGTGCAACCGTGA
- a CDS encoding cytochrome P450, protein MTRQLPFPQPDPTAPPPEYAELRATCPIARVTTAEGAPAWLVTSYDAAGAVLGDTRFGMAPAGTATTLDPASESSATTGNDTLFQDGATHTRLRRLVTKAFTPRAIEALRPLIEQRSAELVDGMIARGRTADLVEDLAAPLSTAVISELVGVRLADRNRFRELAETISTAETAPEEAFGAWQELGAYSAGLIATKRDEPGEDLLSRLIAVRDDDNGRLSDEELIGMVATLVLAGYQTARNGICIAAIQLLRTGRLASLLTDEADAVLDEALRLLGGAIGNPMPRWAHEDVEVAGTHIAKGDQVLVRLDAANHDPAHFADPDEFRTDRKALPHMSFGRGAHHCLGASLARAEIGIALRTLAARLPGLSLSVPVTEIPWSPLTATDRGPESVPVSW, encoded by the coding sequence ATGACCCGCCAGCTGCCCTTCCCCCAGCCCGACCCCACCGCGCCACCCCCGGAGTACGCCGAGCTGCGCGCGACCTGCCCGATCGCCAGGGTCACCACCGCCGAAGGCGCGCCCGCCTGGCTGGTGACCTCCTATGACGCGGCCGGCGCCGTGCTCGGCGACACGCGCTTCGGCATGGCACCCGCGGGCACAGCAACAACGCTCGATCCCGCAAGCGAATCTTCGGCCACCACGGGCAACGACACGCTCTTCCAGGACGGCGCCACCCACACCCGCCTGCGCCGCCTGGTCACCAAGGCGTTCACCCCGCGCGCGATCGAAGCCCTGCGCCCGCTCATCGAGCAACGCTCCGCCGAGCTGGTCGACGGCATGATCGCCCGAGGCCGGACGGCCGACCTCGTCGAAGACCTCGCCGCCCCGCTGTCCACCGCGGTGATCAGCGAGCTGGTGGGCGTGAGGCTCGCGGACCGCAACCGCTTCCGGGAGCTGGCCGAGACCATCAGCACCGCCGAGACGGCCCCCGAGGAGGCGTTCGGCGCCTGGCAGGAGCTCGGCGCCTACTCCGCCGGGCTCATCGCCACCAAACGCGACGAGCCCGGCGAGGACCTGCTCAGCAGGCTCATCGCGGTCCGAGACGACGACAACGGGCGGCTCAGCGACGAAGAACTGATCGGCATGGTCGCGACGCTGGTGCTCGCCGGGTACCAGACCGCCCGCAACGGCATCTGCATCGCCGCGATCCAGCTCCTCCGCACCGGACGGCTCGCCTCGCTGCTCACCGACGAGGCCGACGCGGTCCTCGACGAGGCCCTGCGCCTCCTCGGCGGAGCCATCGGCAACCCGATGCCGCGCTGGGCGCACGAGGACGTCGAGGTCGCGGGCACGCACATCGCCAAGGGCGACCAGGTCCTGGTCCGGCTCGACGCCGCGAACCACGACCCCGCCCACTTCGCCGACCCCGACGAGTTCCGCACCGATCGGAAAGCCTTGCCGCACATGAGCTTCGGCCGCGGCGCGCACCACTGCCTCGGCGCTTCGCTGGCCCGGGCGGAAATCGGCATCGCGCTGCGCACCCTCGCCGCCAGGCTTCCGGGGCTCAGCCTGTCCGTGCCCGTCACCGAGATCCCGTGGAGCCCGCTCACCGCCACCGATCGCGGTCCGGAGTCGGTTCCGGTCTCCTGGTGA
- a CDS encoding undecaprenyl-diphosphate phosphatase, which translates to MDWVQALVLGVVQGLTEFLPISSSAHLRITSELFFDSDAGASFTAVTQLGTEAAVLIYFAKDIWRLLSTWFRGFVDAGVRRTADYRIAWYVVIGTIPIGVLGYLFKDEIRTSARNLWLVATTLIVFAILLGLAERFGPQRRAVEQMTMKDGVIMGCAQAMALVPGVSRSGGTITAGLAIGLNREAATRYSFLLAIPAVVASGVFSIPDVFERGGAGLQPSVAQMIVATVIAFAIGYATIAWLLRYVAKHSVYVFVWYRIALGLFLFGMLAAGQINAV; encoded by the coding sequence GTGGACTGGGTGCAGGCACTGGTACTGGGCGTCGTTCAAGGACTCACGGAGTTCCTGCCCATCTCGTCCTCCGCCCATCTGCGCATCACCTCGGAGCTGTTCTTCGACAGCGACGCCGGGGCCTCGTTCACCGCTGTCACCCAGCTGGGGACCGAGGCCGCGGTGCTCATCTACTTCGCCAAGGACATCTGGCGGCTGCTGAGCACGTGGTTCCGCGGTTTCGTCGACGCGGGCGTGCGGCGCACCGCGGACTACCGGATCGCCTGGTACGTGGTGATCGGCACCATTCCGATCGGGGTGCTCGGCTACCTGTTCAAGGACGAGATCCGCACCTCCGCCCGCAACCTGTGGCTCGTGGCCACCACGCTGATCGTGTTCGCCATCCTGCTCGGCCTCGCCGAGCGGTTCGGGCCGCAGCGCCGCGCCGTCGAGCAGATGACCATGAAGGACGGCGTGATCATGGGCTGCGCGCAGGCGATGGCCCTGGTGCCCGGCGTGTCCCGGTCCGGAGGCACCATCACCGCTGGTCTGGCCATCGGCCTCAACCGCGAGGCGGCGACCCGCTACTCGTTCCTGCTGGCCATCCCCGCCGTGGTGGCATCCGGCGTGTTCAGCATCCCCGACGTCTTCGAGCGCGGCGGCGCCGGTCTCCAGCCCAGCGTCGCGCAGATGATCGTCGCCACCGTGATCGCGTTCGCCATCGGCTACGCCACCATCGCCTGGCTGCTGCGCTACGTCGCCAAGCACAGCGTGTACGTCTTCGTCTGGTACCGGATCGCGCTCGGCCTGTTCCTGTTCGGGATGCTCGCCGCAGGCCAGATCAACGCGGTGTAA
- a CDS encoding aldo/keto reductase, with product MEHRQLGHSGLRVSRLGLGTMTWGHDTTAEEAASQLTAFVDAGGSFVDTADVYNDGESETVLGGLIGDVVPRENIVLATKAVARRTEGPFGGGASRGALLTALDGSLSRLKVDHIDLWQLHAWDASVPVEETLSALDAAITSGKVRYVGISNYSGWQLATAATLQAAKPAHHPLISTQVEYSLLERGVEREVVPAALHHGLGLLPWAPLGRGVLTGKYRNGTPADSRAASQNLSRYVEHHRTERAARIVQAVVTAADGLGTSPLCVALAWVRDRPGVIAPIIGPKDTGQLTGCLAAEDLELPRAIRAALDDVSAPTITYPERRMD from the coding sequence GTGGAGCATCGACAGCTCGGCCACAGCGGCCTGCGGGTGTCCCGACTGGGACTGGGCACCATGACCTGGGGCCACGACACCACGGCCGAGGAAGCCGCCAGCCAGCTGACCGCGTTCGTCGACGCGGGCGGCTCCTTCGTGGACACCGCGGACGTCTACAACGACGGCGAGAGCGAGACCGTCCTCGGTGGACTCATCGGCGACGTGGTCCCCCGCGAGAACATCGTGCTGGCGACCAAGGCCGTCGCCCGCCGCACCGAAGGCCCCTTCGGCGGTGGCGCCTCCCGTGGCGCGTTGCTCACGGCGCTCGACGGATCGCTGAGCAGGCTGAAGGTGGACCACATCGACCTGTGGCAACTGCACGCCTGGGACGCCTCGGTCCCGGTCGAGGAGACCCTGTCCGCACTGGACGCGGCGATCACCAGCGGCAAGGTCCGCTACGTCGGCATCTCCAACTACTCCGGCTGGCAGCTGGCCACCGCGGCCACCCTGCAGGCCGCCAAACCGGCCCACCACCCGCTGATCTCCACCCAGGTCGAGTACTCCCTGCTGGAGCGCGGGGTGGAGCGCGAGGTGGTTCCCGCCGCCCTGCACCACGGCCTCGGCCTGCTGCCCTGGGCCCCGCTCGGCCGCGGCGTGCTGACCGGCAAGTACCGCAACGGAACGCCCGCCGACTCCCGCGCGGCCTCGCAGAACCTCTCCCGCTACGTCGAGCACCACCGCACCGAACGCGCCGCGCGGATCGTCCAGGCCGTGGTGACCGCGGCGGACGGGCTGGGCACGTCGCCGCTGTGCGTGGCCCTGGCCTGGGTCCGCGACCGCCCGGGCGTGATCGCGCCGATCATCGGCCCCAAGGACACCGGCCAGCTCACCGGCTGCCTCGCCGCGGAGGACCTCGAACTCCCCAGGGCGATCCGCGCCGCGCTCGACGACGTCAGCGCTCCGACGATCACCTACCCCGAACGCCGCATGGACTGA
- a CDS encoding TetR/AcrR family transcriptional regulator — MPKRVDHAERREQLAEALMRIAAERGLEAVSLRHVGAEAGVTSGMVQHYFRSKDELMAFALEVVSERVQARAAAAMADARSAREEIRALLTSLLPLDEPRRVEGRVALAFVSYSTVRPELAPVLRQNTTGMREHFAEQIRQVWAGEARLGMTPSQAATGLLALVEGLGMHLLGEHYEPEEALGVLDAHLELLLGQSMRRSG, encoded by the coding sequence ATGCCGAAGCGGGTCGACCACGCCGAACGCCGGGAACAGCTGGCCGAGGCGCTGATGCGGATCGCGGCCGAACGCGGCCTCGAGGCGGTGAGCCTGCGACACGTCGGCGCGGAGGCCGGGGTGACCTCCGGCATGGTCCAGCACTACTTCCGCAGCAAGGACGAGCTGATGGCCTTCGCACTGGAGGTGGTCAGCGAGCGCGTCCAGGCGCGCGCCGCGGCGGCGATGGCCGATGCGCGGTCGGCGCGCGAGGAGATCCGCGCGCTGCTGACCTCACTGCTGCCGTTGGACGAGCCGCGGCGGGTGGAGGGCCGGGTGGCGCTCGCGTTCGTGTCGTACTCGACGGTCCGGCCGGAGCTGGCGCCGGTGCTGCGGCAGAACACCACGGGCATGCGCGAGCACTTCGCCGAGCAGATCCGGCAGGTGTGGGCGGGGGAGGCGAGGCTCGGCATGACGCCGTCGCAGGCGGCGACCGGCCTGCTGGCGCTCGTGGAGGGTCTGGGGATGCACCTGCTCGGTGAGCACTACGAGCCGGAGGAGGCGTTGGGGGTGCTCGACGCGCACCTGGAGCTGCTGCTCGGTCAGTCCATGCGGCGTTCGGGGTAG
- a CDS encoding serine/threonine-protein kinase has translation MSGLLGTGAFASVWRAEDDELDAPVAIKVLADNWARHLDVRERFVSEAKLLRLADSDRILRVLDIGELPDGRPYFVTVLADGGSLEDSIAEGELSQDEALSVLIEVAEAVCVLHEHGIVHRDLKPSNVLIHRGRVLLADLGLAKALAQGSGLTQVAGSPGYMAPEQSRSGAVVDERTDVYGLGALAHRLLAGSTVGESGTRLPGRLGRAVRRALQTDPERRWPTARAFADELRAVAGGEKALSRSAFVLPAAAAVSVLAIVAALFYWPQDPPARPQAEAPKPVDPALCRASDVRMFDNGDYVEPLEMTRKSMELYFASTKRQCKLSGRLQDVRFVQADGKVIPLRYGDGQGEPQEVDLTEDGWGVVLLGWSSEAKNGKPLTPARLEFRLPGSLDLVSFPWQKGPVGDHSQVEVGPIVLPSN, from the coding sequence GTGTCGGGGCTGCTCGGCACGGGCGCGTTCGCGTCGGTGTGGCGGGCCGAGGACGACGAGCTCGACGCTCCCGTGGCGATCAAGGTCCTCGCCGACAACTGGGCACGCCACCTCGACGTGCGCGAGCGCTTCGTCAGCGAGGCGAAGTTGTTGCGGCTGGCCGATTCCGACCGCATCCTGCGCGTGCTGGACATCGGTGAGCTGCCGGACGGCCGCCCGTACTTCGTGACGGTGCTGGCCGACGGCGGCAGCCTGGAGGACAGCATCGCCGAGGGGGAGCTGTCCCAGGACGAGGCCCTGTCTGTGCTGATCGAGGTCGCGGAGGCGGTGTGCGTGCTGCACGAGCACGGCATCGTGCACCGCGACCTCAAGCCGTCGAACGTGCTGATCCACCGCGGCCGCGTGCTCCTGGCCGACCTCGGGCTGGCGAAGGCCTTGGCCCAGGGGTCGGGACTGACCCAGGTGGCGGGCTCGCCGGGGTACATGGCGCCGGAGCAGTCGCGCAGCGGGGCGGTCGTTGACGAGCGCACGGACGTGTACGGGCTCGGCGCGCTGGCGCACCGGCTGCTGGCAGGCAGCACGGTGGGCGAGTCCGGGACGCGGCTGCCTGGCAGGCTCGGTCGAGCCGTTCGGCGCGCGCTGCAGACCGACCCTGAGCGCCGCTGGCCGACCGCGCGTGCCTTCGCGGACGAGCTGCGCGCGGTGGCCGGGGGAGAGAAAGCCTTGTCACGGAGCGCTTTCGTGCTTCCGGCGGCGGCGGCGGTCAGCGTGCTCGCGATCGTGGCGGCGTTGTTCTACTGGCCGCAGGACCCGCCTGCCCGGCCGCAGGCCGAGGCTCCGAAGCCGGTCGACCCGGCGCTGTGCCGGGCGAGTGACGTGCGGATGTTCGACAACGGTGACTACGTGGAGCCGCTGGAGATGACGCGCAAGTCGATGGAGCTGTACTTCGCCTCGACCAAGCGGCAGTGCAAGCTCTCCGGCAGGCTGCAGGACGTCCGCTTCGTGCAGGCGGACGGCAAGGTGATCCCGCTGCGCTACGGCGACGGCCAGGGCGAGCCGCAGGAGGTGGATCTCACCGAGGACGGCTGGGGTGTGGTGCTGCTGGGCTGGTCGTCCGAGGCCAAGAACGGCAAGCCGTTGACCCCCGCGCGGCTGGAGTTCCGGCTGCCGGGAAGCCTGGACCTGGTGTCCTTCCCGTGGCAGAAGGGCCCGGTCGGCGACCACAGCCAGGTCGAGGTCGGGCCGATCGTGCTGCCGTCCAACTAG
- a CDS encoding LLM class F420-dependent oxidoreductase — translation MRLGLNLGYWGAGNDADNLELAKEADRLGYSVVWAAEAYGSDAPTVLSWVAAQTERVDVGSAVMQIPARTPAMTAMTAATLDTLSGGRFRLGLGVSGPQVSEGWHGVRFDKPLGRTREYVDVVRAALRRERLTYDGEHYTLPLPDGPGKAVKLTVHPVREEIPVYLAAVGPKNLELAGEIGDGWLAIFFSPEHFAEPLAQVRAGREKAGKTLEGFDVVPTVPLVIGDDWKACADNVRAYCALYIGGMGSRKKNFYKELATRMGYGAAAQEIQEKFLAKDYLGAAAAVPLEFIDQTSLLGPAERVADRMQAMAEAGVTTLSVSVMLQDHEQGKAALRTAVDALEKSGVA, via the coding sequence GTGCGACTTGGACTGAACCTGGGCTACTGGGGCGCCGGCAACGACGCCGACAACCTCGAACTCGCCAAGGAGGCCGACCGGCTCGGCTACTCCGTGGTGTGGGCGGCGGAGGCGTACGGCTCCGATGCGCCCACCGTGCTGTCGTGGGTGGCGGCGCAGACCGAACGCGTCGACGTCGGCAGCGCGGTCATGCAGATCCCCGCGCGCACCCCGGCGATGACCGCGATGACCGCGGCCACGCTGGACACGCTGTCGGGCGGGCGGTTCCGGCTCGGCCTCGGCGTGTCCGGGCCGCAGGTGTCCGAGGGCTGGCACGGCGTGCGCTTCGACAAGCCGCTCGGCCGGACCAGGGAGTACGTCGACGTGGTGCGGGCGGCGCTGCGCCGGGAGCGGCTGACCTACGACGGCGAGCACTACACGCTGCCGCTGCCGGACGGCCCCGGCAAGGCGGTCAAGCTGACCGTGCACCCGGTGCGCGAGGAGATCCCCGTCTACCTCGCCGCGGTCGGCCCGAAGAACCTGGAGCTGGCCGGGGAGATCGGCGACGGCTGGCTGGCCATCTTCTTCTCGCCGGAGCACTTCGCCGAGCCCCTGGCGCAGGTGCGCGCCGGGCGGGAGAAGGCGGGCAAGACGCTGGAGGGCTTCGACGTCGTGCCGACCGTCCCGCTGGTGATCGGCGATGACTGGAAGGCCTGCGCCGACAACGTCCGGGCCTACTGCGCGCTCTACATCGGCGGCATGGGGTCCAGGAAGAAGAACTTCTACAAGGAGCTGGCCACCCGGATGGGGTACGGCGCGGCCGCACAGGAAATTCAGGAGAAGTTCCTCGCCAAGGACTACCTCGGTGCCGCGGCGGCTGTTCCCCTTGAGTTCATCGATCAGACCTCGTTGCTCGGACCTGCCGAGCGGGTCGCCGATCGGATGCAGGCGATGGCCGAAGCGGGGGTCACCACCCTGTCCGTCTCCGTGATGTTGCAGGATCACGAGCAGGGCAAGGCGGCTCTGCGTACGGCCGTCGACGCATTGGAGAAGTCAGGGGTCGCGTAA
- a CDS encoding DM13 domain-containing protein, with translation MRQLLRKQWVQAGLAAGVVALAVGLWLFQPWRLFTSSTIDEALPMPPAPPVASAPTSTGTTAAVPEPTTTTAPKPTTVELASGAFVTQEHKTTGTAKVLRLADGNRVLRLEGLATSDGPDLHVWLTDATAGGEWGKYDDGRYVKLGALKATHGNQNYAIPAKAELDGLRSVVIWCDRFNVAFGSAPLSL, from the coding sequence ATGCGCCAGTTGTTGCGGAAGCAGTGGGTCCAGGCCGGGTTGGCAGCCGGGGTGGTCGCCCTGGCCGTCGGGTTGTGGTTGTTCCAGCCGTGGCGGTTGTTCACCAGCAGCACCATCGACGAGGCCCTGCCCATGCCGCCGGCCCCGCCCGTCGCGTCGGCACCCACGTCGACCGGCACCACCGCTGCTGTCCCGGAGCCGACTACGACCACGGCGCCGAAGCCGACCACCGTCGAGTTGGCCTCCGGCGCGTTCGTCACCCAGGAGCACAAGACCACCGGCACGGCGAAGGTGCTGAGGCTGGCTGACGGCAACCGGGTGTTGCGGCTGGAGGGACTGGCCACATCGGACGGTCCCGACCTGCACGTGTGGCTCACCGACGCCACTGCGGGCGGGGAGTGGGGCAAATATGACGACGGCCGCTACGTGAAGCTCGGCGCGCTCAAGGCCACCCACGGCAACCAGAACTACGCCATCCCGGCCAAGGCGGAGCTGGACGGGCTGCGCAGCGTGGTCATCTGGTGCGACCGGTTCAACGTGGCCTTCGGGTCCGCCCCGCTGTCCCTGTAG
- a CDS encoding alpha/beta fold hydrolase produces the protein MSGTSVVLLEDGTLLNVVEAGAADAPVTVLFAHGYALDHRTWGRQFDLLPAVLDQPVRLLAYDHRGHGKSGEATEETATVEQLGDDLAQVVEQLIPTGTVVLVGHSMGGMAAMALAERRPRLFGQRVGGVVFVSTSAGGASEVQLGLPTLAGKLVQELENVFGPLVRKVRERIEPAKTAGLRWWLFGDDPRDEDVAVTAEMVWSQWPETVALFRPAFDRHDRTAALTVIQGKQVVVMAGEKDKLCPASHVSKIAEICGGGEEVVIPGAGHMLPLERAEDVTSHIAALVRRVT, from the coding sequence ATGTCGGGAACCTCGGTGGTGTTGCTCGAAGACGGCACCCTGCTCAACGTCGTCGAGGCGGGAGCGGCGGACGCCCCGGTCACGGTGCTCTTCGCACACGGGTACGCGCTCGACCACCGCACCTGGGGCAGGCAGTTCGACCTGCTTCCCGCGGTGCTCGACCAGCCGGTCCGGCTGCTCGCCTACGACCACCGTGGCCACGGCAAGTCGGGGGAGGCGACCGAGGAGACCGCGACCGTCGAACAGCTCGGGGACGACCTGGCGCAGGTTGTCGAGCAGCTGATCCCCACCGGCACAGTTGTGCTCGTCGGCCACTCCATGGGCGGAATGGCGGCGATGGCCCTCGCGGAGCGCAGGCCCCGGTTGTTCGGGCAGCGCGTCGGGGGAGTGGTGTTCGTGTCCACGTCGGCGGGCGGGGCCTCGGAGGTCCAGCTCGGACTGCCCACGCTGGCCGGGAAGCTGGTCCAGGAACTGGAGAACGTGTTCGGTCCCCTGGTGCGCAAGGTCCGCGAGCGCATCGAGCCCGCGAAGACGGCCGGGCTGAGGTGGTGGCTGTTCGGCGATGACCCGCGGGACGAGGACGTTGCGGTCACCGCGGAGATGGTGTGGTCCCAGTGGCCGGAGACGGTCGCGTTGTTCCGGCCCGCCTTCGACCGGCACGACCGCACCGCGGCCCTCACCGTCATCCAGGGCAAGCAGGTCGTGGTGATGGCGGGGGAGAAGGACAAGCTCTGCCCCGCCTCGCACGTGTCGAAGATCGCGGAGATCTGCGGTGGGGGCGAGGAAGTGGTGATCCCGGGCGCCGGTCACATGCTCCCGCTCGAGCGCGCGGAGGACGTGACGTCGCACATCGCCGCCCTGGTCCGCCGGGTGACTTGA
- a CDS encoding RNA polymerase sigma factor, producing MLGDQDAEALARRVTEGDHSALDELLRLIQPGVLRHCGRYLPCRQDAEEACQDALLRVAEKLPGFQWRSKFSTWLHTVVSNSALSTYRSLKRRADKQVSDDGVLATRPDPRTTSVIAGSRIDLLDALERLESERPRIVAAFVLRDVSRLTYAEIAEHLDVPVGTVKSQVHDARIVVREWLADRS from the coding sequence ATGCTAGGCGATCAGGACGCGGAGGCGTTGGCCAGACGGGTCACCGAGGGCGACCATTCAGCCCTGGACGAACTGCTCCGGCTCATCCAACCCGGCGTGCTCCGGCACTGTGGCCGCTACCTCCCCTGCCGCCAGGACGCCGAGGAGGCGTGCCAGGACGCGCTGCTCCGGGTCGCCGAGAAGCTGCCCGGTTTCCAGTGGCGCAGCAAGTTCAGCACCTGGCTGCACACCGTGGTCTCCAACAGCGCGCTGAGCACCTACCGCTCGCTCAAGCGCCGCGCCGACAAGCAGGTCAGCGACGACGGCGTCCTCGCCACCCGGCCCGATCCGCGGACCACGAGCGTTATCGCCGGCTCACGGATCGACCTGCTCGACGCGTTGGAGCGCCTGGAGTCCGAGCGCCCGCGGATCGTGGCGGCGTTCGTGCTGCGCGACGTCTCCCGGCTGACCTACGCGGAGATCGCCGAGCACCTGGACGTGCCGGTCGGCACTGTGAAGAGCCAGGTGCACGACGCGCGCATCGTCGTCCGGGAGTGGCTGGCCGACCGCTCGTGA
- a CDS encoding GNAT family N-acetyltransferase gives MAIVLGTPEVDELTEAVGVLRDWQNDGSPMQLHPGDVGWFWRFGAEATAAAVRTWTRDGQILAFGLLDGPELLRMTIAPGAQQDEDLARHLVEDITEPSRGVLPDGRGNVEAPMGALVQDLLSEVGWHTDEPWTPLHRDLTKPVEDPGVRIDVIGPERAHLQAALVQASFDKSSFTAERWHAMASGSPYADARCLIAYDGQDNAVATVTVWSAGAGKPGLLEPMGVHRDHRGHGHGKAITIAAAAALQELGSSSAIVCTPSSNVGAVATYRAAGFQARPEVRDKYRPVGATS, from the coding sequence ATGGCGATCGTGTTGGGCACGCCGGAGGTCGACGAGCTGACCGAGGCAGTCGGCGTGTTGCGCGACTGGCAGAACGACGGGTCACCGATGCAGCTGCACCCGGGCGACGTGGGCTGGTTCTGGCGCTTCGGCGCGGAGGCAACTGCCGCCGCGGTCCGGACGTGGACCCGGGACGGGCAGATCCTCGCCTTCGGGCTGCTGGACGGTCCCGAGCTGTTGCGGATGACGATCGCCCCGGGCGCTCAGCAGGACGAGGACCTGGCGCGTCACCTCGTCGAGGACATCACCGAGCCCTCGCGCGGCGTACTGCCCGACGGGAGGGGCAACGTCGAGGCGCCGATGGGCGCACTGGTCCAGGACCTGCTGTCCGAGGTCGGCTGGCACACCGACGAACCGTGGACGCCGTTGCACCGCGATCTCACGAAGCCGGTGGAGGATCCAGGCGTGCGGATCGACGTGATCGGGCCTGAGCGAGCGCACCTGCAGGCAGCGCTCGTACAGGCATCATTCGACAAGTCGTCGTTCACCGCCGAGCGCTGGCACGCGATGGCGTCCGGATCGCCGTACGCCGACGCCCGCTGCCTGATCGCGTACGACGGCCAGGACAACGCGGTCGCGACGGTGACGGTGTGGTCAGCCGGCGCGGGCAAGCCCGGACTGCTGGAGCCGATGGGCGTGCACCGCGACCACCGCGGCCATGGCCACGGCAAGGCGATCACCATCGCCGCGGCGGCCGCGCTCCAGGAGCTCGGCTCGTCGAGCGCGATCGTCTGCACGCCGAGCTCCAACGTCGGCGCCGTCGCCACCTACAGGGCAGCCGGATTCCAGGCGCGACCCGAGGTCCGGGACAAGTACCGCCCGGTCGGCGCCACGTCCTAG